The nucleotide sequence caaGCCGAACTTGAACctaaaaataaacttatttagtaaacgagcccgagcccgagcttcacttattcaagctattatttatattatttttatttaatatattaattaatagataataaacgaatAAACGaatcgagccttatcgagcccgagccgagcttgagcctaaaataaagctcgtttgtttattgAGCCCAAGCTCGAGCCTCACaggtgaagctcgttaggctcgtcgagccttatcgagctttagtgtaaacgagccgagtctagccaagcttatttaaacttgttttcaaGCCGAACTTGAACctaaaaataaacttatttagtaaacgagcccgagcttcacttattcaagctattatttatattatttttatttaatttattaattaatagataataaacgagccgagcccgagccgagctcgagcttgagaaactaccaacgagccgagctcaagctttgaaaacaaagctcgaatcagtcgagctcgagcccaagctctcataagttaatcgagctcgagctcgggctcggctcatttgcacccgggctcggctcggctcatttgcacccTTATTAGTGACTCATTATCTGTGTCGGTCAAATGCATTATACGAGCCGTATGACTTGACAAACACCACCTTAAACAGGCCCTCATATGGTCCGTATGACCATTTCTTGTCTATCATAAGACCCATATGACACCAATCACACCATACAACCCGTATGTCATGTCACTAGTGTCTAGATAGTGTGCCACTTGTGTTCCAACATAAGTGGCCTAAATTTTCAGTTGTTTCTCACGGGTTATCAATTCAATCAACAGATCGAAAAAGTCAAAGAAGAAAACGAAAATCTGAAGAAACAGAATGAAGATTTATCAAAAGAAATCGAGCGACTAAAAACCGAAAGATGTGGTGATGTTGAAGAAGCTGTTTATCTTAGATGGATTAACGCATGTTTAAGATACGAACTCAGAAATTACAGACCAGCACCCGGTAAAACAACCGCTAAGGACCTCAGTAGAAAACTAAGCCCAAAATCCGAAGAGAAAGCGAAACAACTGATCGTCGAATACGCAGATAAAGAAGGCGGAATTGACTCTGAACAATGGTCAATATCTCAAGCTTCTATCATCACAGATTCCGGCGAGTTTGATGAATCGTTTATCAACGATCAGTTGCGTCATAAAAACAACAACAATACGTTTTTCGGAAAGCTAATGCGAGTAATAAAAGGAAAAGATAGCCATAGTAACAGcccaaaccaccaccaccaccaccggaaTCATAGCCGAAACTCATCTGTAGGGAAATCTGAATCAGGTGGGGAGGATATTATGTCTACTTGCAGTCCATCTGAGAGTCAAAGATTAAGAACACCATCAGGGGGGTCAAAAAGATTAACTCATAGGCATAGTGATTCAAGTTTTTATAAACATGATGATTCAGGTGGAAGTGGAAACAACAGTGATCGTCGTCGTCGTTCAAATTCGTCTGGTGGCCACAAATCTGAGCTAACGAAATATGCAGATGCTTTGAAAGATTCTCGAGAGAAATCGAACTTCAAGTCTCATAAGAGCTCCCCTACGCTTTGTTTGTTTTGATCATTTAACCTTTTTATGGCAAGCAAATgtttatgcatgtatgtatgaaAGAAATACATCTCCCTCTTGCACCTTCACACCAAAACATTATTAGTTACacggattaggatcaaatacaaaggatcctaattgtaagaagtgtaagaaggatttatagagtgacaagtgtccaataacctaaaactaaacccactacacaaaaaaaccccactacaaaaaaaaaaaaataaaaaaaccttaaacatccaccaccacaaaaaacctaaaccccccccccccggggtgggtatttagtttttttttagattttttttaggttttttgggggtgggggagggggagggggggggggggttaggtttttgggtggggggggggggttaggtttttaggtggtggtgggggtggggtgggggtgggtgtttaggtttttggttgtgatgtagtgggtttagttttaggttattggacacttgtcactctataaatctttcttacacttcttacaattagaagcctttgtagaataacatGACATTTAGTTACACATagttttcttgtattttgcacgGATATAGTAATAGTCACCATAAATATGTTTCAAGTGTAAACATTAAACAAGGCAGCTTGGTGTAGAATTTAGACTAAATCTAGTGTGGGTGTAAGTTTGGCATCTAGAAAAAGGTGTGACTAGGGTTGTGCTAAACAGATTTCACTTCATTTGTTTTTAATGAATGTATAATCTCCCTACTCAGGGCCGGCCCAATGCTTATCAAAACCTAGGCCGGTAGGCTCGGGCCTAGGGCCTCCAAATAATATATAATTGTTTTAATTCCATAGATCTATTAACTTTGATAGTGTAGTTACTACTATATATAATAAATACATCAAGATCACATGCTTAAATACTTCAAACCACAAGAACAAGTAATTTTATCCATCataacagtggcgaagcttgaaaaaaaagttcggggggtcgaaaacgtatatacctaatttttttgttataaaaacggGGGGTCAAAAATGTATATACCTACAAAATCCTATATGAaacgtacatatataacactattggccgaaaagttcggggggtcgggcgccccctcccgccccttaaatCCTGCGCCCCTGCGTCATAATAATCACCCGTGACCCGCTATCGTTTGCTGGACCCGTGACCCATTCAAACTCCTGACCCGCTAACCCGTATTGCTAACCTTGACTCGTGAACTAACTCGATTAACCCAACACTCGACCCTTTAATCGGTTTGTTCACTTCATTTACTAGGACCAGCTGAATCACCGTCTCCTGTCGACCTAGATGACCTTACCTTTACCGGACATCTGACCTTCCCCTAGGTCACGTCCAAAGTCATCACACTTGAAACATTTAACATGGCATCCCATTGGAACTGTTCATTAACATCTTGACTTTTCACAGATCAACGACCTCTTCCCCCACCACATACAAAGCCACCCGATTTGAACTTCCAACGCCATTATGTTGTGTTTGCCTACTGTTGTCATACATCGATCGTCAAGGGTTTTATCCTTGGCTTCAAGTTTGTTCATTCAACAGTAGAGCATTAATTGCTTCATTCACGCACCGTAGGACAACAGTTGGGCTATTGCTTCATTCACGCAATATGAATCTACGCTAAGTCGTTATGTGTACCAAATTGCTTCAAAAGATATTTAATTAATACGAATCTGTGCTACCTTTACCCTAATCTCCATTGTTGATTATTACTTCAATATTGGTTTGCTTCACCAAAGAAAAAAATAGAAGCTAACTTTATTTTTTACTATGTACACCAAATTTCCGTACACAatcaattaaaagaaaaaaatgacCTCTGGTTTATAGTTTGTATATAATTATATACATTAAAAATTTATGTACATATCAAATTCGAACTTTGAATTGAATCCCAAATTCAAAATTCGAGAGTGATATTCGAATTAGAATCGAATTTCCATTTTGGCACGAATACTAAACCTCTAAATCACTAAAAGTTATAGATCATTTCATGTAGCATATCATGCATACGTTCATTATAGCAAAACTAGTCATCAGTTAGTAACCCTTGTAACCAAATGAATCATAATTAGCTTGTAATAATTAACAAGAGTATTATGATGAGTTTTCACAAACAATATCTTACTTAAACAAGATTTAATAATCAAACCATTCTTGTGATCACACAATAAACAAATTAAGCTTACAATTTACAAGGGAAATTCGACTTATAAGATGTATCATTTATATACACCTATTGTTGTTTTAGGCCTATAATATATATCGTATATGATGGATATAATCGGGTGGTTCCGTtggtggcacgataatactccagtggACCGTAGTGATctaaatttgtcgttcaaaaacaaaataaaataagaaacaCAATGGTAAAACTTCCCTTTTACCCCTTCCAATCTATCATTTGTCTCGTTTAATTCTTGTCTATAATGTCGAATTTCATTCTTCATCCCACCATCCCACCGCCGCCCCCATTGCTGCTGCCACTTTAAACCCGCAACCTGCACCATCAAGTTACCCAACGCGACGTCTACATTATATTCTCAATGATCAATGATGTTAATCTCTTTAAAGACGATTTATCAATAGATAATATTATATAGTGGGCCGATCATTGAAAATATGGTATAGATGTTGTGTTCGGAATTAACCTCATGGTGGAAGTCGCAGGTGTAGAGTGGAAACAGCAATGGCGCCTGCGGTGGGTTGGTTGGAAGAAGATAGAAATTTGGAGAAATAATATTGTTCTGTTCTATAGGAGTTCATGTTAGTTATATATAGAGTCTTAATTAACCGAATTTTCTGCAAATGATAACGGAGTCGACCGCGGATTACATGTCCATTCGAATTTGAATACTTAGTTTTTCCTTTTTCATTTATAACTCCCTTTACAATGGAACTTCAAAAGaaacattaaaatataataatttgtaGTTGATAAAATAGAAAATTACGAGCATGATCGTCGTTTGTAAGGCCATGTTTGGATGAACGTATTTTACCTcttatgacttattgactttttgaaAAAATAGGTTTGTGTGAAATGATTTTTGGGTAATTAGGTGAAAAGGAGAAATGAAAAATTCATTTCCTtgtgatttttctaaaaaaaaaaataaataatgagATTAAAAAGTTAATAAGAAGAAATGAAATAATATTTGATGTATTTTAATCTACATAGTTATCATATtcataaggctatagggtgtggtcacaCACTTTTAATtcatcatccaaaaccactactctaaggtagtgtttggtGTGCAAGAATGAGAGGCGTAATGGAATAGATATTTACAATGGAATGAAGAaaatggtgtttggttggtcaatggaatggagtcacccattccaaaagccattccattccctcaaaatcattccatccatcccccatattttttttcattccatcccctctttcacaattcatcaacaacaccacaacccaccaccttcgccacaacctACCACCACCCATCACCGAGGCCATCGCTGCCACCCGCCACCCCGACAACCACCttcgccgccgccgccaccacccaccCGCCACCATTACCACCCACCGCCGCGACCAACTGCCAACGCCACCCGCCGccgtcacccaccaccatcgtcgatgccacccccaccaccaccaccaatcaCCGCCACCTCCGCCGCCACCCACCGCCACCTCCGCCACCCACCATCAACGGCCGCCGTCGCCGCCACCGCCACTCGTCATCGTCGTCGCCGCATCGCCactcgccgccgccaccaccacccatcgccgccgccgccgccacgcaccaccgccacctataaccacccacaatcactaccaccgaccaccaccaccaccactcaccgctaattttattccttcgtttttcttgccaccaaacaatacacaataataattcattccattcacacacagtaaccaaacaagacatggaatggtaatgatccattgcattccttcgtccattccattccttcgtttattccattaccccataccaaacagacacTAATAGTGTGGTCATGACACAAACcactattttcttattttaatttatttttgtgaaaaagaaaagaaaatattgAAAAAGGAAAGGAGACCCATGattgtcatggtttaatccatgccaaccatgtGGATGAGGCAAGGGGGTGTAGCAATTCAATAATGGTCCTATGTGGTTCAAGCATATTTTCAGAGTGTGCGGTGGGGttttttaacctaaaaaatacacaaaAAATTAAATATTTTCAGTCCACTCACTTAACACCATCTAATTTACTCTGTTAGTTAGCCCACGTGCTTGTCACGTGCAGGGCAATTTCATCATTTCCATTCAAATAAAAGAAGTGAGTGGAATGAAATAGTAACGAAATTGAAACCACAAGGGTTgaaattacattttttttaattaatagactgaaatagtgatttttaaagTGTTATTACTTTGATTGTTACATGTGATTGATCTAATTTGGCAATTAAAGTGTTAGGGTTTCGATTTAGGTTCTGATTTGCGAAGATGATCAGTTGCAATACACTTTTAACCACAAAGTTGAAATTGATTGTTCACAAAAGTCATGATGGTCTAGTGGTTATGTGCGCTGATATGTTTTGGCAATTTTTAAAACTAATGGACTGTAATGTTACttttaacaaaccacagggacgaaaaacgtaactaactatttatttattttcattttaagTTTAATAGCAGGGGCATTAAGGTCATTTCAAATAAACTAACAGAGTAACTGGATGATGTTAGAGTGGGTGGATTGTAATagttacgaaaatgaaaccatagggactgaaatcgcaatttttaaactaataaactgaaataatgatttttgacaaaccatatgTGACGAAAaacctagggctgtaaacgagtcaagtcgagccgagctagacccagctcgagctcggctcgaactcgattcgagctagctcggttcggctcgatctagctcgaactaacaaaaaaACCGCAAAAATTACTACTTAAAAAGCTCTTAAAATAAATTTTTCATAGACTACGGGTCATAATTGACATTTAATTTAACCTTATGActaaatatacaagtataaatagttaattcactttgtacattgtctttaccttcttttataaggggaatactcccttagtttttgttttctaagcgatatgagacaaaaaaatgaagaatgtaaaccttatcgagccagctcacgagccaagccagaccaagctcgagctcggctcgtttacaaaccgagctgAGCCGAGCTTGCTCGttaacaaccgagccaatttcgagtcGAGCTTTCTTctagcttttttcgagcgagctacgagccacgagttttttgaataCCACTAGAAAAACCTAATCAACTCTTTTTTTTTCAATGAAAAAGTGGGAAATATCAAATAAGAATTAAGCAGTTTGCAGAAAAAATTGATCAACTTCCTCTATAAATAAAGATGAATTCATCATAACTGAATAACTGATTCTCACTCTCACACTACATTTTCTTGCTCTCAAAATCAAAGATTTCTTCTAATGGCGAATTTCACTCATCTTCCCATAATCCCACCACCACGGTTATTCTCACTTTACGCCGGCGACCTCCACCACCATGTTACCGAACGCGATCTTTACACCCTCTTCTCCATCATCGGCCCCGTTCACAACATTCATCTCTTTCGACACCCTTTCTCCCACAAATCCCTTTGTTATGCCTTCATCCATTTCTACTTCCCTCATTACGGTAACTTACATAATTAAGTTCTTCCTTTTGCTAGTTTTTTTTGATTATTTATTGATTTTattgggatttttttttttttttttttttttgacagcTGCTGTTGCTTTGAATAGTTTGAACCACATTGAATTAAGAGGGAAACCCATCAGGCTAATGTGGGTTCAGAGGGATCCTGTGTTGAGAAAACTGGGAATTGGGAATCTGTTTGTGAAGAATCTTGATTCGTCGGTTAACGATGCTGAACTGCAAGAGGTTTTTGAGGTGTTTGGAGTGATTAGTTCTTGTAAGATTGCTAGAGATGGTGATGGAGTGAGTAAAGGTTTTGGGTTTATTCAGTTTTGTTCGGAGTATTCGGCTTCGTGTGCTCTCTCGGCTTTGAACGGGTCTGTTCTTCATGGAAAGATTTTGTAAGTAATCTTGATACATGTTTGTTTTCTTGATTATGATGTTGATTATATATAGTATATCAGGGCCGTCTCTGAAAATGGTAAAAAACTTTTGGGCCTCGTGCGAGATAAAAAAAATTGGGCCCCTTGctataatataaactcatcaatcataTATAATAAATCATAATACGACGATAATTGTTACAAAAATTAACAAAACAAAAGTAGTGTAGCAAAATGAACAAACTTACGTTGAAACATCACTTAAGCGAATCGTGAGGCTTTTTACCATTTTTGAATGTAAAGTTCCCGATCAAGTATTTATAAACCATGCCGATTCTTCTCTATATTTCAATGTATCATAATTATCCATGTTCATAGAGTGACTGCTAGCATCGATTAAAataataaatcctatttttattttacAAGTAAATTAATACACCTAACATTAGTTTCAACACCCTCTAGACAAACAAAAATAACTAACACTTGAATCCTTTGAGGAGAAGAACTAAGTTTAATATTGAGTTCTTCTAGGTTTATATTATAGATGGTTAAATGAGAAATAGAAAACctacacatttaaaaaaaacatataaaatttaTTATGTAAATGGTTAAATGAGTAGAAAATAATTGAAAGAACTTACAAATTTATTGAGCCCCAAATTTAAATGTGaattaaaattaaaactaaaaaacaaTCAATGTTAGAACTAGTGTGACTATATGGGCCTTCATATAATCAGCTCTTTGAAAGCCCAAAGACAAACAAAACAACTAGCCCAAAGACAAACAAAACACTACATTaggaaaataagaaaaaaaagacCAAAGACAAACAAAACACTACATTaggaaaataagaaaaaaaagatCAGTACGGGATTCGAACCCGACATAGCCAGTATGTGAAGGACTGCCGCTTCCACTGAACCAAAGGGTGAATTTGTTTGTACTTTTCTAACCTAATAATTATAAATATGAactatatattttttaaacaacTTTGGGCCCCTAGATATTTTGGGCCTTGTGCGGTGGCACCTCCCGCACAGGCCCAAAGCCGGCcctgtagtatatatatatatatatatatatatatatatatatatatatataatgttatgGCTTGTCTTTCAATGTTTTCTTGTTTAGAACTGTTGCGAAGTTTCTGAAGAAAAGCGAAAGAAAGGAACCTCAGTTTACAAACGTGTATGTGAAGAATCTCGATAAAGATTTCACCGAGAGTTCTTTGAGAGAAAAGTTTTCAGAATATGGAAAGATCACAAGTGCGGTAATCATGAATGATGCGGAAGGGAAGTCAAGAGGGTTCGGATTTGTCAATTTCGAGTCGCATGAGAGTGCTATGAAGGCCATCGATGGTCTAAATGGTGCAGAAATCggtaaagaaacataacatagaagtctagggctgcaaacgaaccaaacgttcggcgaatagtttgtgaaccgttcggcaggaagttcgtttgtgttcgttcgtttattaaacaaacgaacacgaacaagaaatttcgttcgtttagttaaatgaacaaacatgaacagatgtcgtgtttgttcgtttatgttcgtgaacgtattcgtttgtgttcgatagttcattagtgtttttagtttttatatatatttaaatacgtcaaaattccgacaaattaaatatctaataagtattagtgtattatatattttgttcatgaacgattgtttgtgttcatttgtttccatttgtgttcatgaacattaattTGTGCTCgtttgtgttcgtcaacgttcgtttttgttcgttgcctaaaattaacaaacaaacgaaaacgaacacgaacaagttcgtttccttaacaaacgaacacgaacataaaatctcgttcgataagtgttcgtgaacggttcgcgaaacacatatatttcttaacaaacgaacacgaacacggtCCTGTTCGTgctcgttcggttcgtttgcagcccttcATAGAACATCCTCTTTTGTTTACGTTTATGAAGATTTCGTAGCGATTAATTTGTGTTTGAAACAGGTACGAAGAAATGGTTTGTTGGAAAGGCCATGACGAAATCTCAAAGGGCGGAGTTTTTAAGGCGTTCTCATGTAAAACAGAAACCGAACGTTTCAAATCTGATTGTGCGAAATCTTGCTAGTTTTGTAACCGAAAACGATCTTAAACAAGTGTTTGGTGCTTTTGGTAATGTCACTTTTGTTAAAGTGAGTTATAGAAACGGTGTTAGCAGCGGTATGGCATGCATCTGCTTCTCCAAACCTGAAGAAGCAAGGAAAGCTATCGCTTTTCTTAACGGTAATCAACGACTTAACATCTTGTTTAATTGTTTCCTATCGACTTTTATGATTATCAACTTGATCTTTGTCGAATATCACAGGTTGTTTTTACAATGGAAAGTACATGAGTGTGTCGTTGGCTTGGCATAAAGAAGAACAAGCGAAACACTTGCAAACGCTTTTAGCCTTACGATATAAGCCCCCCGTTGCTTATAAGGTACCAAACTTACAGAAGTTGGAGGAAAAGAAGGTTCGGAAAGAAGTTTTAGCGAATAAAGAAAGTTCTTGTGATTGTGATGTTGATGGTTTTGTTTTAGTAGACAAGCCTGCCGGTAACTCAGAGTGGGATGTGTAGGTCAGTATCGGTTTAGTTGTTTCGATGAATATACAAACAAATGCATGTAAATACGAAAGTGGGATCTTCGTATAAAGTCTTGTAAATGAGTTTAAAAATTAcgtgttttgacccgaatccattttgacccattacctGACCTGTCCGTTTTGCCACTTCTTGTGTTTTGAACCGaatccattttgacccgttacccgacctgtattttgacccattaccccTGTTTTGCCACTTCTTgtgttttgacccgaatccattttgacccattacccgACCTGTCTGTTTTGCCGCTTCTAAATGCAAG is from Helianthus annuus cultivar XRQ/B chromosome 9, HanXRQr2.0-SUNRISE, whole genome shotgun sequence and encodes:
- the LOC110880186 gene encoding polyadenylate-binding protein 4-like — protein: MANFTHLPIIPPPRLFSLYAGDLHHHVTERDLYTLFSIIGPVHNIHLFRHPFSHKSLCYAFIHFYFPHYAAVALNSLNHIELRGKPIRLMWVQRDPVLRKLGIGNLFVKNLDSSVNDAELQEVFEVFGVISSCKIARDGDGVSKGFGFIQFCSEYSASCALSALNGSVLHGKILTVAKFLKKSERKEPQFTNVYVKNLDKDFTESSLREKFSEYGKITSAVIMNDAEGKSRGFGFVNFESHESAMKAIDGLNGAEIGTKKWFVGKAMTKSQRAEFLRRSHVKQKPNVSNLIVRNLASFVTENDLKQVFGAFGNVTFVKVSYRNGVSSGMACICFSKPEEARKAIAFLNGCFYNGKYMSVSLAWHKEEQAKHLQTLLALRYKPPVAYKVPNLQKLEEKKVRKEVLANKESSCDCDVDGFVLVDKPAGNSEWDV